Sequence from the Aquimarina sp. Aq107 genome:
TGTCATCTCATCTACCGTTATCTGACCTTCACGAGCTCTAATCGCCAATCTTTTAACCTCAGACTCAACTCCTCTAAAACTTAAATTTTCAGCATTTCTAATTACTGGAACCATCAATCCTTTTGGCCCAGAAACAGCAATACTGATATCTTGGAAATCATAAGAAATCATTTCTTTACCTTCGATCATCGAATTAACCGCTGGGTACATTTTTAGTGCTCTTACACAAGCTAACGTAAAAAATGACATGAATCCAAGACCAACTCCATGCTTACCTTTAAATGTTTCTTTATATTGTTTTCTTAAATCAAATATCGGTTGCATATCTACTTCGTTAAAAGTAGTCAACATAGCAGTTTCATTCTTTACAGAAACTAATCTCTCCGCTACCTTACGACGTAGCATTGATAATTTTTTACGCGATTCTCCTCTACTTCCTGGTCCAGGAGTTCCCATTGATGGTTTTGCATCAACTGCGTCCGCTTTGGTAATACGCCCATCACGTCCTGTTCCTTTTACTTGAGAAGCGTCAATTCCTTTCTCCGCTAATACCTTTTTAGCAGCTGGCGAAGCAGTTCCGGTAGCATATGTTTCTGTTTTAGCTGGAGCTTCTTTTTTTGCAGGCGCTGGTGACTCTTCCTTTTTTTCCTCCGTTTTTGAAGTTTCTTTAGGTGCAGAAGAACCTCCTTCTGGTTTAGCCGCATCTGTATCAATAAGACATACAACTTCACCAACAGCTACAGCGTCTCCTTCTTCTGCTTTTAGTGTAATAATACCACTAGCTTCTGCAGGAAGCTCTAATGTTGCTTTATCGCTATCTACCTCTGCTATTGCTTGATCTTTTTCTACATAATCACCATCTTCTACAAGCCATTGAGCTATTTCTACTTCTGTAATGGATTCTCCCGGAGAAGGGACTTTCATTTCTAAAGCCATAATTCTAAGTTTATACTTTATATCGCTTTCGCGAAAATATTTCGATTTATAGTTACTTTACTATTTTCTTTTTCTTCTTTGATTGTTCTTTGTTTTATCAAAAACAAAATCAATTACTTCTTGATGTCTTCTTTTAGATCTCGTGGCACTACCTGCTGCAGGTGCTCCATAAGGCCTTCTACTTGCAAATCTAAATGAAGCTGCATCATCATAATGCATTAAAATATGACTTAACGCACCCATATTACGCGGTTCTTCTTGAGCCCAAACAATATCTGTAGCCTTATATTTTTTAATTAGTGTGTCCATTTCCTTTGCTGGAAGTGGAAATAACTGTTCTAGTCTCACCAAAGCAACATCATTTCTACCCAATTTTTCTTTTTCTTCTAATAAGTCATAATAAAACTTACCAGTACAGAAAACCAATGTTTTAGTATCTTTTGCCTTAGCTACTGGGTCATCAATTACAGTCTGGAAACTTCCATTAGCAAACTCTTCTACTGAAGAAACTACTTTAGGATGACGTAATAAACTTTTTGGAGTAAAAATAATTAAAGGTTTTCGATATGTAGCTTTCATTTGTCTTCTTAACAAATGAAACATATTAGCTGGTGTAGTAACATCAGCTACAAACATATTATCTTTAGCACATAATTGAAGGTAACGTTCCATTCTCGCAGAAGAATGTTCTGCTCCTTGACCTTCATATCCATGTGGCAATAACATTACTAATCCATTCTGAAGCTTCCATTTATCCTCTGCAGAAGAAATGTACTGATCAATCATAATCTGAGCTCCATTACTAAAATCTCCAAATTGAGCCTCCCAAATTGCTAAAGTTTTTGGACTAGCCATAGCGTATCCGTAATCAAACCCAACAACTCCATATTCTGAAAGTAAAGAATTATAGATATAAAAGTCTCCTTGTTCTCCTTTTAGGTTATTCAATAGCAATACTTCCTCTTCACTATCCTCAACCTTTACAACAGCATGTCTGTGAGAAAAAGTTCCTCTCTCGACATCTTGTCCACTCATTCTAACATCATATCCTTCTTTAAGTAGTGATCCATATGCTAGTAATTCTCCCATAGCCCAATCCAACTGATCTTTCTCAAAAAACATTTTATGTCGTTGATCAATTAAACGCTCTATTTTACGAAGGAATTTCTTATCCGACGGTAATTTAGTAATAACCTCAGCAATCTCAGTTAGTGCTTCTTTAGAATATGTGGTATCCACAACTTCCATCATCTCATCTTCTTGAACTCTCGTAAATCCAGCCCACTCGTCTTGCATAAAAGGAGTGATTACTGTCTTTTCTTGTTTTCGAGAATCTTCTAACTCTTCTTCCAGAGATGCTTTATATTCTTTTTCAAGACCTGAAACATGATCCTGACTTATAATTCCTTCAGAAATTAATTTCGCTGCATAAATATCTCTAGGATTTTTATGTTTAGCTATTGCTTTATACAACTTAGGTTGCGTAAAACGTGGCTCATCACCTTCGTTATGACCGTATTTTCTATACCCTAGTAAATCTATAAATACATCACGCCCAAAATTCATTCTAAAATCAAGTGCAAAGTTTGTTGCGTGCACAACAGCTTCTGCATCATCAGCATTTACATGAAGTACAGGAGACAAGGTTACTTTACCAACATCTGTACAATAAGTAGATGAACGAGCATCTAAATAATTCGTAGTAAAACCTATTTGGTTGTTTACTACAATATGAATAGTTCCACCTGTCTTATATCCATCTAATTGTGCCATTTGGACAATTTCATACACCAAACCTTGTCCAGCTATAGCGGCATCTCCATGAACAACAATTGGTAAAACCTGTGATATATTATCTTTATAATACTTGTCCTGTTTAGCTCTAGTAATTCCCTCTACTACCGCTCCCACAGTTTCTAGGTGAGATGGATTAGGAGCAATATTCATATTAATAGCCTTTCCAGAATCTGTTTTTCGTTTAGAAGTCCATCCTAAATGGTACTTCACATCACCATCAAATACAGCTTCTTCATAATCTTTACCATCAAACTCACTAAATATATCTTTTGGACTTTTTCCAAAAATATTGGTTAGTGTGCTAAGACGACCACGATGTGCCATACCCATAACAAACTCCTTTACTCCCATATCTGCTGCTTTTTCTACTAAAGCATCTAATGCTGGGATTAAAGATTCTCCTCCTTCTAGGGAAAAACGTTTTTGTCCTACGTATTTGGTATGTAAAAAGCTTTCAAATGATACTGCTTGATTCAGTTTCTTAAGAATGTGCTTTTTCTGATCGGTAGAAAATTTAGTCCTATTGGTATTAAAATTTACACGATCCTGTATCCATTGTCTTTCTTCAGGATTTCGAATATACATATATTCGATACCTATGGCATCACAATATATTTGTTCTAAATGAACAATTATATTACTTAGTGTATTAGGTCCAACTCCAATAATCTCTCCAGCATTGAAAACCGTATTTAAATCGCCTTGACTTAAACCAAAATTCTCTAGAGCAAGAGAAGGGTGATACTTTCGTCGTTCTCTTACCGGATTTGTTTTGGTAAACAAATGACCTCTAGTTCTGTATGCATCTATAAGACGCACAACCTGAAATTCTTTTTGAAGATTTTCGGGAACAGCTACAGTAGTATCTCCCGATTCTTTTTCTATGTAAATTGTTTCCCCAGAGTCATCTGCACTTTCTAGTCCAAAATCAAATCCTTGAAAAAATGCTCTCCAACTAGGTTCTACACTATCTGGGTTTTGCAAATATTGATCGTATAAATCTGCAAAAAATGCGGTATTAGCCGCATTCAAAAATGAATATTTATCCATATGTAAGTATTCAACCGTCTTTTTATTATAAAACATCACAAAAATACAATAATTACAGTATATTGAGTATCGAATTATATATATTTATTGTAACATTTTTTTACCATTTTAACAATGAAAGTGTTTCTTATTCATAAAATCAAAATCATACTCTTAGTATCCTCAATGTTATTTTCCTTACAACAATGTTATTCTCAGGAAGACAATTTTTGGTCTAGAGTAAGAATTGGGGGTAATATAGGAATTGGATTTACAAACGACACTTTTAATGGAATCTTAGCTCCTTCTGCTATTTATGACTTTAACAATCAGTTTAGTATGGGATTTGGACTTAATTTTGGATACACCGATTCACGTAATTTTACAGCTACAAATTATGGTGCTAGTCTTATTACTCTTTATAACCCTTTTCCTTCATTACAGTTATCTGCAGAGTTCGAACAAATGGGAGTAAGTAGAAGTTTTGAAATCGAAGGTCAAGATATCAATGATGATTATTGGTATCCTGCTTTATTTATTGGAGCTGGTTATAGAATAGGTTTTGTTAGTGTCGGTTTACGATATGATGTATTATATGACGATAATAAAAGTATTTATGCTAGTGCTTATGCTCCTTTCGTGAGAGTATTTTTCTAAGAATCACAATACTACAGAGAAAAACACGTTTTTTATCTAGAAAAAAATGCCGGTTATCTAATATATAGCGGAAGCTCTATAGTTTTCCTGTATTTTTTCTACTTTTAATATCAATTACGATTAAAACCCCAAAATAAAATGAAAAACTATTTATTAATGCTATCCATTGCGATAGCAGTATCCTCGTGTTCTAGCAACAAAAAAACAGTAACTACAAAATTTGACCCCAACAATAATCCTTATTATGTAAAAAAAGAAAAAAAGGGATTAAGTGAGGTAAACGACCCTGAAATCCAAGGAAAAATCAATACGATTATCGAGGAACATCTTGGGATTTCGATATCTTCTATTGCTATTTCACCCATAACTCTAACTAATTCTGGATATCACTGGAAATTTATGAATGTAAGAAACGGTAAAAGTTTTATAGGATCTACTGACCTTAAATTTGAGTCTGTTAAAATAACAAAGAACAAGAAGAAACCGAATACTCAAGTATCTGATTTTTAAAAGATATTATTGTATTCTACCAGATATAAAAAATACATCGACGTTTTCTATTAGAATAGTTTTCTAGTTTCTTTTCTGCTTTTCTAAGAATCCTGTATTTGTATCGAACATCTTCTATGTCTTCTATGCAGGCACTTTTTTCAAGTGGAAGAGCATCAAAATATTTCTGATCCCAGTCAGCAAGTATTTTGCCATGCTTTCTTTCGAAACATTCTGCATTTTCTTTATTTTCGAAATACATTCTTTGTTCTGTAACTTCAATTACTTTTTCTGCACTTGCAGAAGAAACACCTTGACTACTTTCTTTATAAACAGTATTCATATATATTATTTCCGAAATCGAAGTCTTCAACTTTAATTTATCTCTATCTAGAAAATAATTCTCTAAAAAAACATCATTACCAAAACCTTGTTTATAAATATGAGTCATTAACCTTAATTTATCATTCAAATAATAAAGCTCGATTCTTCCTGATAAATCCTCTGAACATTCATAATATTTTGTTCTATTCTTTATTAAAGTATCCTTTGCAATAATTCTTTTTAAAAAAATTTCATAAGAATCATTAACCTCATTAAAACTCTCCTGTCCATATGAAGTACTCAGAAAAAACAATAACAATACAGGTATAAATATTTTCATAACAATAACTACTTATTTACAATTACACTAGATATTCATTATTTTTTTCTTAATAATTGTTTTTAATCGAAAAAATCAACAAATCATCCAATATTACACTTTAGTTTAATGTTTAAAGCATAATTTTATTATGTTAAACCAGTAATTTTAAATTATTAAACAAACTCATTATGAAAACAAAATTACTCATTGCTCTTTTAGGGTTTTCTATTATTAGTTGCTCTAGTTCTAAAGAAACATTAAAAGAAACAGATGCTATAACATCCACTCCAGAAAAAGTTCTTAAAAACGAAGCTAGCATAAATTCTGCGTCCAAAGAAATTAACCGTAAAATTAATAGTATAATTCAGAATTATCTAGGCGTACCTATTTCTTCTATAGCAAGATCCGATGTAAAAGAAACCGAACAAGGATATCAATGGAAATTTATGAATGTAAAAACGGGAGAAAACTTTATCGCTAATACCGATTTTAATTTTAACTCAATAAAAATCACAAAAAACAAAAGAAGTTAATATCGTAGTAACCTACAACTACTCTATTAATATTAATACGCAATTTTTTTGTCTCAACTAAGCGGAACCTGATTTAATTGTAAATCAGGTTTTTTTTATACATTTCTGTTCATTAATTGTTCTCCAAAAATTTGTAAAATTTTCTTTTTATCCTGTGAAATCGATAAATTATTTAAGACCTCAAAAGCTTTTTCTGTATATCTCTCAATTTCTATTCTTGTTTTTTCTTTTGCTCCAGTAGTTTCAAAAATACTTTTCACAGTTTGTATTTTCTCCGATGGATCTTCTGGGTTTAAAGAAAAAAGTCCTTCTAACTGCTTTTTTACACTATTATCTGCATTCTCCATTGCTTTAAGATACAAAAACGTCTTTTTGTTTTCGATAATATCCCCACCAACTTGTTTTCCAAAGGTAGCAGGATCACCAAAAGCGTCTAAGTAATCATCTTGTAATTGAAAAGCCAAACCAAGCAATCTCCCAAAATCATAAATCGCAGATTTACAAGTACTAGAAGCATCCGCTATAATTGCGCCCATTTGCATAGCTGCCGCAACCAGTACAGCAGTTTTATACTCAATCATTTTTAGATATTCTGGAATTGTAACGTCATCTCTTGTTTCAAAATCAATGTCGTACTGCTGCCCTTCGCATACCTCAATTGCAGTTTTAGTAAACAATTGTGCTAACTGCTTAAAAGTATCTCCTTCATAATTTTCAAAAAGCTGGTAAGCATTAATCAACATAGCATCTCCAGAAAGAATCCCCGTATTAATATCCCATTTTTCATGGACAGTTTCTTTTCCTCTTCTTAAAGGTGCATCATCCATAATATCATCATGAACCAAAGAAAAATTATGGAAAACCTCAATAGCCAAAGCTGCATCAAGAGCTTTTTCGTAGGACCCACCAAAAATTTCGGAAGTCATCAGCACCAAAACTGGTCTTAATCTTTTTCCTCCAAGCGTAAGAATATATGAAATAGGCTCATAAAGGTTTTTGGGTTCCTTTTGTATAGTATTCTCTGATAAATAATCTAAAAAATATCTTTGATAATCTGAAATGCTGTTCACTACTATTTTTTGCGCTAAGGTAAAATAAAAATTAAAAATCTGTTTAGTTAAAAACCTTATCTCTTCCCTAAATAAATATGCCCTATTTTCTTGAAACTAAAAGTCTTCAGATATCGATAAATCCCTGATAGTAATACTATAAAATTAACACAAGACAATATGAATGATAAAAAAAACACTTTTAAAACCTTTGCCCACCTCTTAATAATAACAATATTCAATACTTATGAAAGCACAAAATCTAATAACAACTTTAGAGCATATATAAGATCACCTAAAAACTATATAACAAACATCATTTTGTATCATATTGAATCTGAAGTAATATTCCACAATTAATAAGAAAAGTTGTCCTAATTGGATAACCTTTTTCGTCATAGATTACGCAAACGTATTAAACAACTCAACTCCTATAAATGACGGTTCAAGTTATTTCATTGTTAAAAAATTGTGAAACTTAGGAAACTTTTAATGTTTTTAAAGTTTCCTCATGTACATTTGCACAAAATAATTTAAACCCCAGATGAAGGAAAAAATAATTGAGAAAGCAAATGACATGTTCTTGAGCTTTGGTTTTAAGAGCGTTACTATGGACGACTTAGCTTCAGAATTAGGGATTTCTAAGAAGACGATCTATGCGCATTTTCAAAATAAAACAAAATTAGTTGAGGCAACTACCGATCATTTATTTTGTACAATTAGTGATGGTATAGATTCAATTTTAGAAGAAAACAAAGAACCGATAGAAGAATTATATGCAATTAAGGCTTTTGTCATGTATCATTTGAAAGATGAAAAAACCTCTCCTCAATACCAACTTCAGAAATACTATCCCAGAATTCATAGTAGTCTCAAAGTAAGACAATTCGAAACTATGCAAGAATGCGTGATCGAAAACCTAGAACGAGGTATAATAACAGGAGTTTTTAGAGAAAACATAGATATAGAAATTATTTCAAGATTATATTTTATGGGAATGACAGGAATAAAGGACCAAGAAATGTTTCCTCTCCAACAATTTCCAGTATCAAAATTAATGACAGATTATTTAGAATATCACGTACGTGGTATCGCCACAGAAAAAGGATTAAAAATTTTAGACAACCTATTAAAACAACCATAAATTATGAGAAACAACCTTTGGTCGATATGTTTCTTTAGCTTATTTACGACATTTTCTTTTGCGCAGGAAACTCCTGTTTCTTCCCAATATTCATTTACATTAGATGAAGCAATTGAATTTGCATTAGAAAATAGTTATCAGTCTATCAATGCTAGACGAGATGTAGCTAAAGCTTTAAAGCAAAAATGGGAAACCACAGCAACCGGTTTACCACAAATTAATGCTGCGATTGATTATCAAAATCAATTAAAGCAACCTGTTTCTTTACTGCCAGCATCAGCTTTTGACAGTAGAGAAAGTACTATTAATACTGTTGAAGAATTCTTTGACTTAACCGCTAATGGTTCTCCTGACCCACTTGATGGTTTTATACCAGTAGTTTTTGGAACTAAACAACAATTAGCAGCAAGTGCTACATTATCGCAATTACTTTTTGACGGATCTTATCTTGTTGGTTTAGAAGCTGCTAAAAGTTTTTTGCAGTTTACTAATGATTCTCAAGAAAAAACTCAACTTAATGTTCGAGAGAGTGTTATTAATGCCTATGGTAGTGTTTTAGTATCTCAGGAAAGTGTTAAAATACTTCAGAATAACAAAGCTGCATTAGAAAAAAACTATGAAGAAAGAAAAAAGATTTTCGAAAATGGGTTAGCAGAGGAAGAGGACGTAGAGCAGTTACAAATCACACTACTGCAAATTACCAATCAATTAAATAATGCAGAACGATTATCAAAAATTGCTTTACAAATGTTTAATCTGACCATTGGGATAGATGTAGATTCTAACACTGTTTTATCTGAAAATCTTGATAATTTAACTATTAAAAATACCGATACATCTGTTGGACTAAAACCTTTTATGATTGAAAATAATGTTGACTACAGACTAGGATATTTATTAACTGAACAAAGAAGACTGGAATTGAAATTAGAAAAAAGTAGAGCTTTACCAACATTATCAGCTTTTGTCAACTATGGTACCCAAGCCAATAGTGATTCTTTCACGTTTCTAGAAAATGATCAACGATGGTTTCAGTCTTCTATTCTAGGAGTAAGCTTAAATATTCCAATCTTTAGTTCTTTAGGACGAAGTGCTAAAACACAAAGAGCAAGAATTGCTTTTGAACAAGCAAACACATCTTTTATTGAACAGCAACAACAAATCCAACTTCAGTACAATTCGACGGTAAGTGATTATCAACTATCGTTGGAAACTTATGAAACCTCTAAACAAAACCTTTCGTTAGCAGAAAGAATAGAAAACAAAAACCAAATAAAATATACAGAAGGATTGGCTTCAAGTTTTGAATTAAGGCAAGCACAACTACAATTATACAGCGTACAACAAGAACTATTGCAAGCTATGCTCACCATTATAAACAACAAGGCCAAACTAGAAACAATACTTAATACACCAAATAACTAAACATACTCATGAAAAAATTAGTATTCATATTCTCCATGTTACTTATTCTTGCTTCTTGCGGACAAAAAGATGGCAAGTCTATTGAAAAAGTTATAGAAAAAGGAGATCTAACCGCGATCAGAGCAAAACGAAGTGAAATCGTAGCAGAACAACAAGCTATAGCTGATAAGCTAAAGCAATTGGATGAAGCTATTTCGTCTCTTGACAGTATCAAAAAACTTCCTTTGGTAACGACAATTACAGCTAAAGACACATTATTTAATCACTATTTAGAGCTTCAAGGAAGTGTCGAAACCAAAAAGAATATCGTTTTATATCCCGAAGCTGCTGGAACACTTGTTCGAGTTATGGTAAAAGAAGGACAACGAGTTTCCAAAGGTCAGATTTTAGCTAGGATAGATGATGGAGGGCTAAGCCAACAAGTTGCTCAAATGGAAGTTCAAGCAGAATTAGCTAAAACAACTTATGAGCGTCAGAAAAAACTATGGGAACAAAAAATTGGTTCTGAAATTCAGTTCCTGCAAGCTAAAACAAATTACGAGTCTTCAAAAAATGGTGTAGACCAAATGAAACGTCAATTAGCAAAAGCAACGGTGACAGCTCCATTCTCAGGGATAGTAGATGATGTTATGGCGGAGCAAGGAAGTGTTGTTGCTCCAGGACAGACGGAATTGATACGTATTGTAAATCTAAATGATATGTATATAGAGGTAGAAGTTCCTGAAAGTTATATTTCGAGTATTGTAAAAGGGAAAGAAACTAAAGTCTATTTTCCAGTTTTAGGAAAAACAATCGATACTAAAATTCGTCAAGTAGGTAACTACATCAACCCAAATAACCGCTCTTTTACGGTTGAAATATCAGTACCTAATAAAGATGGGGTTATTAAACCTAATCTTACTGCTAAGGTAAAAATCAACGATTACACAAGCGAAAAAGCAATCTTAATTCCTCAAAGTATTATTTCAGAAAATTCTGAAGGAGACCAGTACGCTTATATAACGGCTGGAAAAGACGCTAAAAATATAGCAGAAGCTAAACGTACGATTGTAAAAACAGGGAGAACCCAAGGAGATTATATCGAAATTCTTGATGGAATCACTAATGGAGATGATATTATAAGTGAAGGTGCAAGAAGTGTTAAAGATGGTCAGAAAGTAGAAATCATAAACTAAAGTCTTATGGAAGTAAATAAGAAAAAAGTAGATAAAGAATTTAAATTATCGTCCTGGGCAATAGACAACCCAACTACTATCTATGTAATGATGGCGATTTTCTTCATTCTTGGGTTATCAGCATATTTCTCTATGCCCAGAGAAAATTTCCCAGAAATAAATGAAACCAAAATTTATATCAGTGTTCCATATCCAGGAAATACCTCGGAAGATATAGAAAGATTAATTATAGATCCTCTAGAAGATAAATTAAAGAATCTTGGTGGAGTTGTAGAAATAGTATCTACATCACAAGAGGATTATGGTATTATTACCGTAGAGTTTGAAGAAAAATTTACTGTTGCAGAGGCCAAACAAAAAGTTAAGGACGAAGTAGACTCAGAAAAATCAAATGAAGACTGGCCTACATTTAACGGAGCTAAAGTAGAGCCTAATGTTTTTGATTTGAGTATCTCTGAAGAAACTCCAATTATGAACATCAATATTACTGGAGATTATCCAGTTGACAAACTCAAGTTGTTTGGAGAATATCTCGAGGATGAAATTGAAGATCTAAAAGAGATCAAAGGTGTAGATATTAGAGGTGCACAGGAAAAAGAAGTAGAAGTAGCGGTTGATATCTATAAAATGATGGCTGCAAAAGTAAGTTTTGACGATGTTCTGAATACCATTAGAAATGGTAACATTACCATGTCTGCTGGAAATATGATTACCAGTGGACAACGAAGAACTATCAGAATCCTTGGTGAGATAGATGAACCCTCTGAACTGGATAATTTTGTTGTTAAATCTCAAGATGGAGCAGTATACCTTAGAGATATTGCAAAAGTTACTTTTAAAGAAGAAGACAAAACTACGTATGCTAGAGAGTTTGGTGATAATGTAGTAATGCTAGAAGTTAAAAAACGTTCTGGGAAGAACATGGTAGAAGCTGCTGATCAAATTAAAGTGATCGTTGCAGATGCAGAAGAAAATGTTTTCCCGACGGATTTAAATATTA
This genomic interval carries:
- the odhB gene encoding 2-oxoglutarate dehydrogenase complex dihydrolipoyllysine-residue succinyltransferase; its protein translation is MALEMKVPSPGESITEVEIAQWLVEDGDYVEKDQAIAEVDSDKATLELPAEASGIITLKAEEGDAVAVGEVVCLIDTDAAKPEGGSSAPKETSKTEEKKEESPAPAKKEAPAKTETYATGTASPAAKKVLAEKGIDASQVKGTGRDGRITKADAVDAKPSMGTPGPGSRGESRKKLSMLRRKVAERLVSVKNETAMLTTFNEVDMQPIFDLRKQYKETFKGKHGVGLGFMSFFTLACVRALKMYPAVNSMIEGKEMISYDFQDISIAVSGPKGLMVPVIRNAENLSFRGVESEVKRLAIRAREGQITVDEMTGGTFTITNGGVFGSMLSTPIINPPQSAILGMHNIVERPIVRDGQIVVAPIMYVALSYDHRIIDGKESVGFLVAVKEALENPEELLMDNNIKKALEM
- a CDS encoding 2-oxoglutarate dehydrogenase E1 component, yielding MDKYSFLNAANTAFFADLYDQYLQNPDSVEPSWRAFFQGFDFGLESADDSGETIYIEKESGDTTVAVPENLQKEFQVVRLIDAYRTRGHLFTKTNPVRERRKYHPSLALENFGLSQGDLNTVFNAGEIIGVGPNTLSNIIVHLEQIYCDAIGIEYMYIRNPEERQWIQDRVNFNTNRTKFSTDQKKHILKKLNQAVSFESFLHTKYVGQKRFSLEGGESLIPALDALVEKAADMGVKEFVMGMAHRGRLSTLTNIFGKSPKDIFSEFDGKDYEEAVFDGDVKYHLGWTSKRKTDSGKAINMNIAPNPSHLETVGAVVEGITRAKQDKYYKDNISQVLPIVVHGDAAIAGQGLVYEIVQMAQLDGYKTGGTIHIVVNNQIGFTTNYLDARSSTYCTDVGKVTLSPVLHVNADDAEAVVHATNFALDFRMNFGRDVFIDLLGYRKYGHNEGDEPRFTQPKLYKAIAKHKNPRDIYAAKLISEGIISQDHVSGLEKEYKASLEEELEDSRKQEKTVITPFMQDEWAGFTRVQEDEMMEVVDTTYSKEALTEIAEVITKLPSDKKFLRKIERLIDQRHKMFFEKDQLDWAMGELLAYGSLLKEGYDVRMSGQDVERGTFSHRHAVVKVEDSEEEVLLLNNLKGEQGDFYIYNSLLSEYGVVGFDYGYAMASPKTLAIWEAQFGDFSNGAQIMIDQYISSAEDKWKLQNGLVMLLPHGYEGQGAEHSSARMERYLQLCAKDNMFVADVTTPANMFHLLRRQMKATYRKPLIIFTPKSLLRHPKVVSSVEEFANGSFQTVIDDPVAKAKDTKTLVFCTGKFYYDLLEEKEKLGRNDVALVRLEQLFPLPAKEMDTLIKKYKATDIVWAQEEPRNMGALSHILMHYDDAASFRFASRRPYGAPAAGSATRSKRRHQEVIDFVFDKTKNNQRRKRK
- a CDS encoding alpha-ketoglutarate decarboxylase yields the protein MKVFLIHKIKIILLVSSMLFSLQQCYSQEDNFWSRVRIGGNIGIGFTNDTFNGILAPSAIYDFNNQFSMGFGLNFGYTDSRNFTATNYGASLITLYNPFPSLQLSAEFEQMGVSRSFEIEGQDINDDYWYPALFIGAGYRIGFVSVGLRYDVLYDDNKSIYASAYAPFVRVFF
- a CDS encoding polyprenyl synthetase family protein: MNSISDYQRYFLDYLSENTIQKEPKNLYEPISYILTLGGKRLRPVLVLMTSEIFGGSYEKALDAALAIEVFHNFSLVHDDIMDDAPLRRGKETVHEKWDINTGILSGDAMLINAYQLFENYEGDTFKQLAQLFTKTAIEVCEGQQYDIDFETRDDVTIPEYLKMIEYKTAVLVAAAMQMGAIIADASSTCKSAIYDFGRLLGLAFQLQDDYLDAFGDPATFGKQVGGDIIENKKTFLYLKAMENADNSVKKQLEGLFSLNPEDPSEKIQTVKSIFETTGAKEKTRIEIERYTEKAFEVLNNLSISQDKKKILQIFGEQLMNRNV
- a CDS encoding TetR/AcrR family transcriptional regulator produces the protein MKEKIIEKANDMFLSFGFKSVTMDDLASELGISKKTIYAHFQNKTKLVEATTDHLFCTISDGIDSILEENKEPIEELYAIKAFVMYHLKDEKTSPQYQLQKYYPRIHSSLKVRQFETMQECVIENLERGIITGVFRENIDIEIISRLYFMGMTGIKDQEMFPLQQFPVSKLMTDYLEYHVRGIATEKGLKILDNLLKQP
- a CDS encoding TolC family protein — encoded protein: MRNNLWSICFFSLFTTFSFAQETPVSSQYSFTLDEAIEFALENSYQSINARRDVAKALKQKWETTATGLPQINAAIDYQNQLKQPVSLLPASAFDSRESTINTVEEFFDLTANGSPDPLDGFIPVVFGTKQQLAASATLSQLLFDGSYLVGLEAAKSFLQFTNDSQEKTQLNVRESVINAYGSVLVSQESVKILQNNKAALEKNYEERKKIFENGLAEEEDVEQLQITLLQITNQLNNAERLSKIALQMFNLTIGIDVDSNTVLSENLDNLTIKNTDTSVGLKPFMIENNVDYRLGYLLTEQRRLELKLEKSRALPTLSAFVNYGTQANSDSFTFLENDQRWFQSSILGVSLNIPIFSSLGRSAKTQRARIAFEQANTSFIEQQQQIQLQYNSTVSDYQLSLETYETSKQNLSLAERIENKNQIKYTEGLASSFELRQAQLQLYSVQQELLQAMLTIINNKAKLETILNTPNN
- a CDS encoding efflux RND transporter periplasmic adaptor subunit — its product is MKKLVFIFSMLLILASCGQKDGKSIEKVIEKGDLTAIRAKRSEIVAEQQAIADKLKQLDEAISSLDSIKKLPLVTTITAKDTLFNHYLELQGSVETKKNIVLYPEAAGTLVRVMVKEGQRVSKGQILARIDDGGLSQQVAQMEVQAELAKTTYERQKKLWEQKIGSEIQFLQAKTNYESSKNGVDQMKRQLAKATVTAPFSGIVDDVMAEQGSVVAPGQTELIRIVNLNDMYIEVEVPESYISSIVKGKETKVYFPVLGKTIDTKIRQVGNYINPNNRSFTVEISVPNKDGVIKPNLTAKVKINDYTSEKAILIPQSIISENSEGDQYAYITAGKDAKNIAEAKRTIVKTGRTQGDYIEILDGITNGDDIISEGARSVKDGQKVEIIN